AAATAGCTAATGAACTTTCTTGCTTTTCATCAGCCACTTGATTAATTAATTTTGTTAATCCTGTCGCTGATGATACTGGTTCAATACAATGTTGTAACCCACAAGTACAAGGAAAGCGGTCTTGAAAATGCCCCCCGTGGCCAAATTCCCCAGCATAGCCATTTGCACCAGTTCATAATTTGCCATCTAAAACAATGCCTCCACCAATCCCCGTTCCTAACGTATATAACAGTAGTGATTCTTTTTTATCATAAATTCGATCTCAATATTCCGCTAATGCGGCCGCATTAGCATCATTAATAATATGAACTGGTTTTTGAAAAATATTTTCTGCTTCTTTTGTAATATTAAAATAATGTCAATTTAAATTTCCTGCTAAAACAACAATTCCTTTTTTTTCATCTAAAAAACCAGGAATGGCAAAACCGATTTGACTTATTGTTAATCAATCAATTCCATATTTAGTTAATTGCTCATCAATTTCTGTTTTTAGATGCTGTAAAATTGCCTCCTTTTTTGTTGCAACTTTAAATTCACATAGAATTGCTTTTTTTGCCGAAAAGACCGCACATTTGGAACTAGTTCCCCCTAAATCAATTGCCAAAACATTCATTATAATTTATTTCCTTCCTATAACTCAATAATTTCTTTATCGTTAGTATTATTAGTTAATTCTAGAATTTTAATAATCTCTAGTGAAATAGCTTTTGTGACAACGTCTGATTCTATTTTTTGATTTTTTCATAGTTCATAAACATGTTCAATTTCAAAACATAACCCTTCACCATCTGTTACTAACTGCTTGTCAACAGTTTTAATTAAATTTCCTTGTAAATCATAAACCTGATAAGTATACGCCATATGGCAAGAATCTTTATGATAATCAACATTATATTTTTGCAAATTACCACCTAATTTGATATAACCTGCTGTTCCTAAAATTTGTGCAGATAAATCACTTGATAAATTATCACTTGATAAAATGGTGGAAATACCATTGTTTTTATGACGAAGATTTAATACCGAAGTTGAAATTGCCGTATGGGTTGAATAAGCATTATTCAAATGGGTTACTAATTGAACTGGTCCTAATAAATCAAGGCCAATAAACAAAGCGTACATTCCACCAGCAAGATGTAACCCAACAAAGTTTGAATCATTCGGAACTGGTTGAGGTTTCTTGCCACTCGTTGAAACTTTAGCATGACTAGCACTTAAATATTCAATTGCCCCAATTAAACCTGCTGCAATATCATTTCGCATTAGACGATACACTGGCGAAAAACCAGTTTTAATACCATCAAATAATAAAACATTATTAATGGATGCTAAATCATATAATTCTTTTGCTGTTTGATATGATAATGTTAATGGTTTTTCACAAAAGACATTAATTTTATTAGCTAATAATTGCTTTGCAATTTCATAATGAGTGGCATCACTTGTTCCAATATACGCTAAATCAAAATTTGCGGCATCTTGAAGAACATCATCTAAAGAGCAATAAACCTTTTGAATTTGATATTCAGATTGGTATTGTACGGCTTTTTCATACGTTAAATTATAAATTCCAAATAGTTTTATTTTATCGTGATATTTTGTATTTTTTAAATCATTTAAAAACCATTTGGTAATTCGTCCTGCTCCAATAAAAACTATTTTCATTTGAACCTCCCTATTGATATCAAAAGTCTCATGCTAACAGTTCTGCTTTTAGCAACGCTGTTAGGGTTTCATCATCGTCAAAAGTTAAATTCTCTCCCTGTGAAGCAATCACTCGTTTATATCAGACATACGATAATTTAGGTGTTCGCGTTTTAATCTTGCTATTAAAATCAACGGAAACTAAGCCATAGTCTTTTCGATAACCACCACTTGGTGAAAAAATGTCACAGTAAGTTCATAGTGAGTAGCCAATTAAATTAACCCCACGTTCAATGGCTTTAAAAACTTCTGCCAAATGGATACTTAAATAGCGAATGCGATCTTTATCAAGAATTAATTGACTTGTTTTATCATCAAAATCACCCATTCCGTTTTCAATAATCATAATGGGTTTCTGATATTCTTTTCACAATATTTCAGCCCCCGTTGCTAGCATTGACGGGTCAATAATTCAGTTTCATTTTGTGTACTCAATATCTTTTGGAAACACTTGTTTAAAACCAGGAGCAAAGAAAGAATGACTTTTTTGATGAAGTACTTTTAAATTATCTTGGTTTTGATCACTTGTAATATAACAAGGACGATAATAATTTCATCCAATCAAATCCAACCGATTTTTTGCTAATAACGCTAAATCTTGTTCTGAAATAGTAAAATCAATCTCTTCATCTTTTAACCATTGGAAAAAAACATCTGGATAAGTCCCTTTTAAGTTCGGATCTAAGAAAAAGTTCTTAAATCATGCATTATATTTTGCCACTGCCGTTTCATCACCAGTTTGGTATTGATGTGGTGGTGCTCAATCATGGTCAATCCCTAATAAAGCATTTTTTGCAATATATCCAGCTTTTTTTGCTAATTCAAATTCTTCTTTCGCAATGGCTGCACTAAGATTTAAGTGATGAATAGCTTTAGCAAAAGCTGTTTTATCTTTTTTTGCTGGTGGTAAATAATCACCTAAATATCCATCTAAAGTAAAAGTTGAGTTCTCATCATTCACAAATCATAAATCACTATATTTACCTAAATAACGAAAAACAAGTTTTACATAGTTCCGAAATCATTCTATCACACTTCGATTTTCAAAACCACCTTGAATTTCTGCTCACATCGGGGTATCTCAATGATATAAAATTGGAATTGGTTTAACCCCATTTTCAACTAAAGTTTTAAAAACATCATCATAAAACTTCAGTCCTTCTGAATTAAAATCTGTACTATTTTTGGGAAAAATCCGGGTTCAATCCATATTATAAACAAAACCCTGTAATCCCATTCGTTTCATAATCCGTGCATCTGTCTTATATTTACTATAAAAATCAGCTGCTACTGCAATAGAATTAATTTCCCGCTCTGCTTTTCCTAATGGTGGAATTGAAAAATTACGCTTTGTAAACTCATCTCAAATAGAATCTGTTCTTCCGCCTAAATTGCGGCCCCCCTCGATTTGAAAAGCACATGTTGATGCAGCAAAAATAAATTTTTTTTCAGTCATAATTTCCCTCTTTCTAACTATTACTGTTGTTTTCTCAATTTTATTTCGTTAAAATTAAATAAGGTGATTAAAAATGTCAACACAATATATTGTCATAATTATCGCGGTAATCTTCT
This genomic window from Spiroplasma sp. SV19 contains:
- a CDS encoding ROK family protein, which gives rise to MNVLAIDLGGTSSKCAVFSAKKAILCEFKVATKKEAILQHLKTEIDEQLTKYGIDWLTISQIGFAIPGFLDEKKGIVVLAGNLNWHYFNITKEAENIFQKPVHIINDANAAALAEYWDRIYDKKESLLLYTLGTGIGGGIVLDGKLWTGANGYAGEFGHGGHFQDRFPCTCGLQHCIEPVSSATGLTKLINQVADEKQESSLAILKSELQRDLRLVDIKPLFDKNDEITIVTITEGLIPLADHIVTMLYVLNPEVIILAGGVTNLGVKLKQIIENLVKARIGEFMLKTFKIEISNLQDKAGMYGTGYYALSKIKEVE
- a CDS encoding Gfo/Idh/MocA family oxidoreductase, whose translation is MKIVFIGAGRITKWFLNDLKNTKYHDKIKLFGIYNLTYEKAVQYQSEYQIQKVYCSLDDVLQDAANFDLAYIGTSDATHYEIAKQLLANKINVFCEKPLTLSYQTAKELYDLASINNVLLFDGIKTGFSPVYRLMRNDIAAGLIGAIEYLSASHAKVSTSGKKPQPVPNDSNFVGLHLAGGMYALFIGLDLLGPVQLVTHLNNAYSTHTAISTSVLNLRHKNNGISTILSSDNLSSDLSAQILGTAGYIKLGGNLQKYNVDYHKDSCHMAYTYQVYDLQGNLIKTVDKQLVTDGEGLCFEIEHVYELWKNQKIESDVVTKAISLEIIKILELTNNTNDKEIIEL
- a CDS encoding glycoside hydrolase family 1 protein encodes the protein MTEKKFIFAASTCAFQIEGGRNLGGRTDSIWDEFTKRNFSIPPLGKAEREINSIAVAADFYSKYKTDARIMKRMGLQGFVYNMDWTRIFPKNSTDFNSEGLKFYDDVFKTLVENGVKPIPILYHWDTPMWAEIQGGFENRSVIEWFRNYVKLVFRYLGKYSDLWFVNDENSTFTLDGYLGDYLPPAKKDKTAFAKAIHHLNLSAAIAKEEFELAKKAGYIAKNALLGIDHDWAPPHQYQTGDETAVAKYNAWFKNFFLDPNLKGTYPDVFFQWLKDEEIDFTISEQDLALLAKNRLDLIGWNYYRPCYITSDQNQDNLKVLHQKSHSFFAPGFKQVFPKDIEYTKWNWIIDPSMLATGAEILWKEYQKPIMIIENGMGDFDDKTSQLILDKDRIRYLSIHLAEVFKAIERGVNLIGYSLWTYCDIFSPSGGYRKDYGLVSVDFNSKIKTRTPKLSYVWYKRVIASQGENLTFDDDETLTALLKAELLAWDFWYQ